The following coding sequences are from one Haploplasma axanthum window:
- a CDS encoding EAL domain-containing protein — protein MKKFNQNIIQNIYVLLLITVLTLFFFIFIRKSINEDARIMAQNNNNGVATLLNKTFETDYELFVNNGFKNENIFDLTEQNLIIDVDTLKQWQITSLDKIISNSDDSLKKVVFYKENQLGVKLINEYEYLFNDNSNIDYLIIDQQGIIKYSTNNKYQGKIQNNIKPVRWLDDNLSRNSYSSIKSNDMFISYMKIDNGFILFQLANSRVFINQNQNLVYAIIIFMFLMIFIVVTYYLILKKNFNERVKKLDQLVFSKYDYFYIAVLNLKGKIIRTNTMFKDEFLKDKKFETIFELDKFNIKDSNDLKDNSKIYFRLNNKRFSFKIFRKENTYSVVGEVYNEQLEKYQKLAYSNSISGVGNLFAFTEYVNNTKNDKESTYVIVDIKDFNKIMQFKGYSASVKIIKKITDIFDQNKKEGIKLFHVKIDTFILVIDGHIDERWVTRRIKKYESISLNENETVMLEYKTGIVHSTYVVGSDGEKIYDTLLITLTRAKKSSIYDIITYDDNLKLFLTNREIMLKDLNNALVNDEFIIFLQPKLDLRDKRIKSFEALLRWNNPKYLKRSPEEYITLAEESDLIVKIGDIVIEKTFEILKDYKNKNINIAINISPKQIIEQGFVNKLILAARKNEIEPSQISIEVTETILVETFDIVIEKIKSLKKAGFSIHLDDFGTGYSSLKYLKDLPIDVIKIDKQFIKDMSDDLKSEAIVKTMIQLTHELGLTVVAEGIENKQELEKLKILGCDYIQGYLISKPVIAKEALLKYNKTIKF, from the coding sequence GTGAAAAAATTTAATCAAAATATAATTCAAAATATTTATGTACTACTTTTAATTACAGTACTAACACTATTCTTTTTTATATTTATAAGAAAATCAATTAATGAAGATGCTAGAATAATGGCACAAAATAATAATAATGGCGTAGCAACACTACTTAATAAGACTTTTGAAACAGATTACGAGTTATTTGTAAACAATGGCTTTAAAAATGAAAATATTTTTGATTTAACAGAACAAAATCTAATTATAGATGTAGATACTTTAAAACAATGGCAAATTACATCGTTAGATAAAATAATAAGTAATTCAGATGATTCTTTGAAAAAAGTTGTTTTCTATAAAGAAAATCAATTAGGAGTGAAGCTAATAAATGAATATGAATATCTATTTAACGATAATAGCAATATAGACTATTTAATAATTGATCAACAAGGAATAATAAAATATAGCACAAATAATAAATATCAAGGTAAGATTCAAAATAATATAAAACCTGTAAGATGGTTAGATGATAATTTAAGTAGAAATAGTTACTCAAGTATTAAGTCTAATGATATGTTTATTAGTTACATGAAAATAGATAACGGTTTTATATTATTTCAATTAGCTAATTCAAGAGTATTTATTAATCAAAACCAAAATCTAGTTTATGCAATTATCATATTTATGTTTTTGATGATATTCATTGTTGTAACATACTATTTGATATTAAAAAAGAATTTTAATGAACGAGTGAAGAAATTAGACCAATTAGTATTTTCAAAATATGATTACTTTTATATTGCTGTTCTAAATTTAAAAGGTAAAATAATAAGAACTAATACAATGTTTAAAGATGAGTTCTTAAAAGATAAAAAATTTGAAACAATATTTGAATTAGATAAATTTAATATTAAAGATTCAAATGATTTAAAAGATAATAGCAAAATTTATTTTAGATTAAATAATAAAAGATTTAGTTTTAAAATTTTTAGAAAAGAAAATACATATTCAGTAGTTGGAGAAGTATATAACGAACAACTAGAAAAGTATCAAAAGCTTGCTTATTCAAATTCGATAAGTGGTGTTGGTAATTTATTTGCCTTTACTGAATATGTTAATAATACTAAAAATGATAAGGAATCTACTTATGTTATAGTTGATATTAAAGATTTTAACAAAATAATGCAATTTAAAGGTTATTCAGCATCTGTAAAAATTATTAAAAAAATAACTGATATTTTTGATCAAAATAAAAAAGAAGGTATAAAACTTTTTCATGTTAAAATTGATACTTTTATTTTAGTTATTGATGGACATATTGATGAGAGATGGGTTACAAGAAGAATCAAGAAATATGAAAGTATAAGTTTGAATGAAAATGAAACAGTAATGCTTGAATATAAAACCGGAATTGTTCATTCTACTTATGTAGTTGGAAGTGATGGAGAAAAAATATATGATACATTATTAATCACATTGACTCGTGCTAAAAAATCATCAATATACGATATTATTACTTATGATGATAACTTGAAATTATTTTTAACTAATCGTGAAATAATGTTAAAAGATTTGAATAATGCACTGGTAAATGATGAATTCATTATCTTTCTTCAACCTAAATTAGATTTAAGAGATAAAAGAATCAAATCTTTTGAAGCTCTACTAAGATGGAATAATCCAAAATATTTAAAAAGATCACCTGAAGAATATATAACATTAGCCGAAGAGAGTGATTTAATAGTAAAAATTGGAGATATAGTTATTGAAAAAACTTTTGAAATCTTAAAGGATTATAAGAATAAAAATATTAATATCGCTATAAACATATCACCTAAGCAAATAATTGAACAAGGGTTTGTTAATAAACTCATCCTTGCAGCAAGAAAAAATGAGATTGAACCTTCACAAATTTCAATTGAAGTTACTGAAACAATTTTAGTAGAAACATTTGATATAGTTATTGAAAAAATAAAAAGCCTAAAGAAAGCTGGATTTAGTATCCATTTAGATGATTTTGGTACAGGGTATAGTTCTCTTAAGTACTTAAAAGATTTGCCAATTGATGTTATAAAGATTGATAAACAGTTTATTAAAGATATGAGTGATGATCTTAAATCTGAAGCAATTGTTAAAACTATGATACAATTAACTCATGAATTAGGTTTAACAGTTGTTGCTGAAGGTATTGAAAATAAGCAAGAATTAGAAAAATTAAAAATTCTTGGATGTGATTATATTCAAGGTTATTTAATAAGTAAACCGGTAATTGCTAAAGAAGCATTATTGAAATACAATAAAACAATTAAGTTTTAG
- a CDS encoding EAL domain-containing protein, with translation MPELIQVIAIALATILMIFLSFIFVKLLKKEKDKEIEDRIIFSNESLDYEIFMKLINRKVYENKGQNFFTIFWININRFFVVEETYNKEDVENIIKQIHYHLKEILPKTAKIAYGKYPGTILVYLPKIYQENETNILAKKIKSTAELKIKVFEDIYFETSATIAYVKYPLNGQTSERLIESLSMAAYLSEKLGGTGITGYSNEMEKDRKFLDFYFEVKRAIQRKEFTLYYQPIIDVKNSEIYGYESLVRWNHPDKGTLSPKEFMPLMEQSGDINWISIWGLETVIKTNFDLKTEIPNNYSWHINISHRQLLNNKLVNEYQNTITKYRIEARKIVLEIADFQDMFEHEDALRTILKLKNIGFRIAVSVDKVDYQMLTKIEQYKIDMIKLNVKMLKDDYVTTQKYVEVISELTNKNNMKVIIESVEEKIDEDQINKYKFRYGQGFYYSKPLKKDEISTFSLKNK, from the coding sequence ATGCCAGAATTAATCCAAGTTATTGCAATAGCACTAGCAACAATCTTAATGATTTTTTTGAGTTTTATTTTTGTGAAATTACTCAAGAAAGAAAAAGATAAAGAAATTGAAGATAGGATAATTTTTAGTAATGAATCATTAGATTATGAAATTTTCATGAAACTAATTAATCGAAAAGTTTATGAAAATAAAGGTCAAAATTTCTTTACTATTTTTTGGATTAATATTAATCGTTTCTTTGTAGTTGAAGAAACATATAATAAAGAAGATGTTGAAAATATAATTAAACAAATTCATTATCATTTGAAGGAAATTCTTCCAAAAACAGCTAAAATTGCTTATGGTAAATATCCTGGTACTATACTTGTATATCTACCAAAAATTTATCAAGAAAATGAAACGAATATATTAGCTAAAAAAATAAAAAGCACTGCGGAATTAAAAATTAAAGTTTTTGAAGATATTTATTTTGAAACATCGGCAACAATAGCGTATGTTAAATACCCACTTAATGGGCAAACTAGTGAAAGACTAATTGAGAGTTTAAGTATGGCGGCATATTTAAGTGAAAAACTTGGTGGCACTGGAATAACAGGCTATAGCAATGAAATGGAAAAAGACCGAAAATTCCTTGATTTCTATTTTGAAGTTAAAAGAGCAATCCAAAGAAAAGAATTTACATTGTATTATCAGCCGATTATAGATGTTAAAAATAGTGAAATATACGGATATGAATCACTTGTTAGATGGAATCATCCTGATAAGGGAACTTTATCACCAAAAGAGTTTATGCCTCTAATGGAACAATCAGGTGATATCAATTGGATTAGTATATGGGGGTTAGAAACAGTGATTAAAACTAATTTCGATCTTAAAACAGAAATCCCTAACAACTATTCATGGCATATAAATATTAGTCATCGTCAGTTATTAAATAATAAATTAGTTAATGAATATCAAAATACAATTACTAAATATCGAATAGAAGCGCGTAAAATAGTTTTAGAGATTGCAGATTTTCAAGATATGTTTGAACATGAAGATGCATTAAGAACAATTCTTAAATTAAAAAATATTGGTTTTAGAATTGCAGTATCTGTTGATAAGGTAGATTATCAAATGCTTACTAAAATTGAACAATATAAGATTGATATGATTAAACTTAATGTTAAAATGCTTAAAGATGATTATGTTACAACTCAAAAATATGTTGAGGTAATATCAGAATTAACAAATAAAAATAATATGAAAGTTATTATTGAATCAGTTGAAGAAAAAATTGATGAAGATCAAATCAATAAGTACAAATTTAGATATGGACAAGGTTTTTATTATTCAAAACCACTTAAAAAAGATGAAATTAGCACTTTTTCGTTAAAAAATAAGTAA
- a CDS encoding ISNCY family transposase, whose protein sequence is MRKVELKPMEQMKYETIKNLVTNNGNKLNAANKLGISLRQVNRLIIKYNEQGKEGFIHGNRKKSPHLIIKVEIKNKILNLYNNKYYNFNFKHFKEMLLENEKIKISYNSLYNLLDENLILSPKAERITKRKYRDRIQTKIDLNESLSIQEKNLIIDNNILDPKDNHARLPRKKYGGELLQMDASEHLWFGDKKTHLHAAIDDATGMLVGAYFDHQETLIGYYNVLKQTLENHGIPNEFLTDRRTIFDYKSLKNPKPEYSTLTQFGYACEQLGITLNVTSIPQAKGRIERLFGTLQSRLINELRINNIKTIVQANEFLQSYLDKFNKQFSLINDNIPQVYEKINSDTDLNLILAVISSRVFDRGSALKYQNKYFQAYNKNGNLMNFKHRTKAIVIKSFDNKLYCLINSDYYKLIELESHESHSKDFDLGVEKEKKKYTVPNSHPWKSDSYNRMIERAMYKSR, encoded by the coding sequence ATGAGAAAGGTAGAACTAAAACCAATGGAACAAATGAAGTATGAAACAATAAAAAACTTAGTAACAAATAACGGTAATAAACTTAATGCTGCTAATAAACTAGGTATATCACTTAGACAAGTTAATAGATTAATTATCAAATATAATGAACAAGGTAAGGAAGGTTTTATTCATGGTAATAGAAAGAAGTCTCCTCACCTTATAATTAAAGTTGAAATCAAAAATAAAATTTTAAATTTATATAATAATAAATACTACAATTTCAACTTTAAACATTTTAAAGAAATGCTTCTGGAAAATGAGAAAATTAAAATATCATATAATTCTCTATACAATCTCTTAGATGAAAATCTTATTTTATCACCAAAAGCTGAAAGAATTACTAAGAGGAAATACCGTGATAGAATTCAAACAAAAATAGATTTAAACGAATCCTTATCTATTCAAGAAAAGAATCTTATCATTGATAATAACATTTTAGATCCTAAAGATAATCACGCAAGACTTCCAAGAAAAAAATATGGTGGCGAGTTATTACAAATGGACGCATCAGAACATTTATGGTTTGGAGATAAAAAAACTCATCTTCATGCAGCAATAGACGATGCTACAGGAATGTTAGTTGGTGCATATTTTGATCATCAAGAGACTCTAATTGGCTATTACAACGTTTTAAAGCAAACATTAGAGAATCATGGGATACCTAATGAGTTTCTAACTGACAGAAGAACAATCTTCGACTATAAATCATTAAAAAACCCTAAGCCCGAGTATAGTACATTAACACAATTTGGTTATGCCTGCGAGCAGCTGGGCATAACTTTAAATGTTACTTCTATTCCTCAAGCTAAGGGGCGAATTGAACGTTTATTTGGAACGTTACAATCCAGATTAATAAATGAGTTACGAATTAATAATATTAAGACCATCGTTCAAGCAAATGAGTTCCTACAATCATATCTTGATAAGTTTAATAAACAATTCTCTCTCATTAATGATAATATACCACAAGTTTACGAAAAGATTAATAGTGATACTGATTTAAACTTAATTTTAGCTGTTATATCTAGCCGTGTATTTGACCGTGGCTCTGCTTTAAAGTATCAAAACAAGTATTTCCAAGCCTATAATAAAAATGGTAACTTAATGAACTTTAAACATCGTACAAAAGCTATAGTTATCAAATCATTTGATAATAAATTATATTGTTTAATTAACAGTGATTACTATAAATTAATTGAATTAGAATCTCACGAAAGTCATTCTAAAGATTTCGATCTTGGTGTTGAAAAAGAAAAGAAAAAATACACTGTCCCTAATAGTCATCCATGGAAAAGTGATTCTTATAATCGGATGATAGAAAGAGCAATGTATAAATCACGTTAA